From one Streptomyces sp. CA-210063 genomic stretch:
- the gatA gene encoding Asp-tRNA(Asn)/Glu-tRNA(Gln) amidotransferase subunit GatA, with protein MTDSIIKLTAAEIAAKIASGELTAVEVTEAHLARIEAVDEKVHAFLHVDREGALAQARAVDEKKAKGEKLGPLAGVPLALKDIFTTVGVPTTVGSKILEGWIPPYDATVTKKLKDADVVILGKTNMDEFAMGSSTENSAYGPTGNPWDLTRIPGGSGGGSSASLASYQAPLAIGTDTGGSIRQPAAVTGTVGVKPTYGAVSRYGMVAFSSSLDQGGPCARTVLDAALLHEVIAGHDPLDSTSIDAPVPPVVEAARNGSVAGMRVGVVKQFRGEGYQAGVLQRFDESVALLKELGAEIVELDCPSFDLALAAYYLIAPSECSSNLARFDGLRYGLRTGDDGTRSAEDVTSLTREAGFGPEVKRRIMLGTYALSSGYYDAYYGSAQKVRTLITRDFEKSFEKVDVIVSPTTPTTAFPIGERADDPMAMYLADLCTIPTNLAGNAAMSLPCGLAPEDGLPVGLQIIAPALKDDRLYKVGAAVEAAFVEKWGHPLLEEAPSL; from the coding sequence ATGACCGACAGCATCATCAAGCTCACCGCGGCGGAGATCGCCGCGAAGATCGCGTCCGGTGAACTCACCGCCGTAGAGGTCACCGAGGCCCACCTGGCCCGGATCGAGGCCGTCGACGAGAAGGTGCACGCCTTCCTCCACGTCGACCGCGAGGGCGCCCTCGCCCAGGCCCGTGCCGTCGACGAGAAGAAGGCCAAGGGCGAGAAGCTCGGGCCGCTCGCCGGTGTCCCGCTCGCGCTCAAGGACATCTTCACCACGGTCGGGGTTCCGACCACCGTGGGGTCGAAGATCCTGGAGGGCTGGATCCCGCCGTACGACGCCACCGTCACCAAGAAGCTGAAGGACGCCGACGTCGTCATCCTCGGCAAGACCAACATGGACGAGTTCGCCATGGGGTCCTCCACCGAGAACAGCGCGTACGGCCCGACCGGCAACCCGTGGGACCTCACCCGGATCCCGGGCGGCTCCGGCGGCGGTTCCTCCGCCTCGCTCGCCTCCTACCAGGCGCCCCTCGCCATCGGCACCGACACCGGCGGTTCCATCCGCCAGCCGGCCGCCGTCACCGGCACGGTGGGCGTCAAGCCGACGTACGGCGCGGTCTCCCGCTACGGCATGGTGGCGTTCAGCAGCAGCCTCGACCAGGGCGGCCCCTGCGCCCGTACGGTCCTGGACGCGGCGCTCCTCCACGAGGTCATCGCCGGGCACGACCCGCTCGACTCCACGTCCATCGACGCCCCGGTCCCGCCGGTCGTCGAGGCCGCCCGCAACGGCAGTGTCGCCGGGATGCGCGTCGGTGTCGTCAAGCAGTTCCGCGGTGAGGGCTACCAGGCCGGTGTGCTCCAGCGGTTCGACGAGTCGGTCGCGCTCCTGAAGGAGCTGGGCGCCGAGATCGTCGAGCTGGACTGCCCGTCGTTCGACCTGGCGCTGGCCGCGTACTACCTGATCGCACCGAGCGAGTGTTCGTCGAACCTCGCCCGCTTCGACGGGCTGCGCTACGGCCTGCGCACCGGCGACGACGGCACCCGCTCCGCCGAGGACGTCACCTCCCTCACCCGTGAGGCGGGCTTCGGTCCCGAGGTGAAGCGCCGCATCATGCTCGGCACGTACGCGCTCAGCTCCGGCTACTACGACGCGTACTACGGCAGCGCCCAGAAGGTCCGTACGCTCATCACGCGCGACTTCGAGAAGTCGTTCGAGAAGGTCGACGTCATCGTCTCGCCGACGACGCCGACCACCGCCTTCCCGATCGGCGAGCGCGCCGACGACCCGATGGCGATGTACCTGGCGGACCTCTGCACCATCCCGACCAACCTCGCGGGCAACGCCGCGATGTCCCTGCCCTGCGGCCTCGCGCCGGAGGACGGGCTGCCGGTCGGGCTCCAGATCATCGCCCCGGCACTGAAGGACGACCGTCTTTACAAGGTCGGCGCCGCCGTCGAGGCCGCCTTCGTGGAAAAGTGGGGGCACCCGCTTCTCGAGGAGGCTCCGTCGCTGTGA
- the gatB gene encoding Asp-tRNA(Asn)/Glu-tRNA(Gln) amidotransferase subunit GatB, translating into MTTTTDLVSYEDALASYDPVMGLEVHVELGTKTKMFCGCSTELGQGANTQTCPTCLGLPGALPVVNAIGVESAIKIGLALNCEIAEWCRFARKNYFYPDMPKNFQTSQYDEPIAFNGYLDVQLEDGETFRVEIERAHMEEDTGKSTHVGGATGRIHGASHSLLDYNRAGIPLIEIVTKPIEGAGERAPEVAKAYVRELRELIKALGVSEARMEMGQMRCDVNLSLRPHGREKFGTRSETKNVNSLRSVERAARFEIQRHAAVLDSGGTIIQETRHFHEDTGSTTSGRVKEEAEDYRYFPEPDLVPVAPSREWVEEIRAGLPELPLVRRNRLREEWGISGTDMQAILNAGALEPIVATIEAGADAASARKWWMGELARSANESGTSLDELAITPEQVARVTELVAKGDLNDKLARQVIEGVLAGEGTPDEVVDKRGLKVVSDEGALTTAVEEAIAGNPAIADKIRGGKVAAAGALVGAVMKATRGQADAARVKELILEKLGVGEG; encoded by the coding sequence GTGACCACCACGACCGACCTGGTGTCGTACGAGGACGCGCTGGCGTCGTACGACCCCGTCATGGGCCTTGAGGTCCATGTCGAACTCGGCACCAAGACCAAGATGTTCTGCGGCTGTTCGACCGAGCTCGGGCAGGGCGCCAACACGCAGACCTGCCCCACCTGCCTCGGCCTGCCCGGCGCCCTCCCGGTCGTCAACGCGATCGGCGTCGAGTCCGCGATCAAGATCGGTCTCGCGCTGAACTGCGAGATCGCCGAGTGGTGCCGTTTCGCCCGGAAGAACTACTTCTATCCGGACATGCCGAAGAACTTCCAGACCTCCCAGTACGACGAGCCGATCGCCTTCAACGGCTACCTCGACGTACAGCTGGAGGACGGCGAGACCTTCCGCGTGGAGATCGAGCGCGCCCACATGGAGGAGGACACCGGCAAGTCGACGCACGTCGGTGGCGCGACGGGCCGTATCCACGGCGCCTCGCACTCCCTGCTCGACTACAACCGCGCGGGCATCCCGCTCATCGAGATCGTCACCAAGCCGATCGAGGGTGCGGGCGAGCGCGCTCCCGAGGTCGCCAAGGCGTACGTCCGTGAGCTGCGCGAGCTCATCAAGGCGCTCGGCGTCTCGGAAGCCCGTATGGAGATGGGCCAGATGCGCTGCGACGTCAACCTGTCGCTGCGCCCGCACGGCCGCGAGAAGTTCGGCACGCGTTCGGAGACGAAGAACGTGAACTCGCTGCGCTCCGTGGAGCGCGCGGCCCGCTTCGAGATCCAGCGGCACGCGGCCGTCCTCGACAGTGGCGGGACGATCATCCAGGAGACCCGGCACTTCCATGAGGACACGGGGTCCACGACCTCGGGCCGTGTGAAGGAGGAGGCCGAGGACTACCGGTACTTCCCCGAGCCGGACCTGGTGCCGGTGGCCCCCTCGCGCGAGTGGGTCGAGGAGATCCGTGCCGGGCTGCCCGAGCTGCCGCTGGTCCGCCGCAACCGGCTCCGCGAGGAGTGGGGCATCAGCGGCACCGACATGCAGGCCATCCTGAACGCCGGTGCGCTGGAGCCGATCGTCGCCACGATCGAGGCCGGGGCGGACGCCGCCTCCGCCCGCAAGTGGTGGATGGGCGAGCTGGCCCGCAGCGCCAACGAGTCCGGCACGTCGCTTGACGAGCTGGCGATCACGCCGGAGCAGGTCGCCCGGGTCACCGAGCTGGTGGCGAAGGGTGACCTGAACGACAAGCTGGCGCGTCAGGTCATCGAAGGCGTCCTCGCGGGCGAAGGCACCCCGGACGAGGTCGTCGACAAGCGCGGTCTGAAGGTCGTCTCCGACGAGGGCGCCCTGACGACGGCCGTCGAGGAGGCGATCGCCGGCAACCCGGCCATCGCGGACAAGATCCGCGGCGGCAAGGTGGCCGCGGCCGGTGCCCTGGTCGGCGCGGTCATGAAGGCCACGCGCGGTCAGGCGGACGCGGCCCGCGTCAAGGAGCTGATCCTGGAGAAGCTGGGCGTCGGCGAGGGCTGA
- a CDS encoding helix-turn-helix transcriptional regulator: protein MLGDVETRSVSPVFVGRAGELEVLREALARAAGGGAARAAGSGGDGGGPQALLLGGEAGVGKTRLVEEFAAEAVRAGAVVALGGCVEIGADGLPFAPFSTALRALHRRLPDELTAAAAGQEQELARLLPEFGETPRARHDEEGTARLFELTARLLERLAADRTIVLALEDLHWADASTRHLLSYLLRTLRTGRLVVLATYRSDDIHRRHPLRPLLAELDRLRTVRRIELPRFNRAEVGHQLAGILAAEPEPEHADEIFERSDGNAFFVEELAVAAHDGGCVGLTDSLRDLLLVRVERLPEDAQRVARIVAEGGSTVEYALLAAVARLPEDDLIEALRAAVGANILLAAPGGDGYRFRHSLVREAVSDDLLPGERSRLNRRYAEVLEADPTLVPADGRATRLASYWYHAHDAAKALPAVLDASAEARARHAHAEQLRLLERAMELWEAAPDAVRAALRPIDYTEVYPPCGCDPATTPLRYLDLMAEAAVAGRLCGERERAMRITRRALDLLADGDDPLRAAWFWVQRSMLTEGLARGDGWKELATAQDLVRGLPPSEVHAEVLSRVACWSMLHAPGPDALSDAQRAVEYAHMVGAEDIELNARLTLGGLMVDAGDVETGIAEMEEVRRRTLERGHPAAVLGRAYVNVPSCLEGIGRSQDAVRLLREGIEVTGRMGLLESEAWVWGNLAESLLSLGRWDEALEAVEKAQIVGSSHKPRGLSSLICSAVAVARGDTPEARRQVAIAHGHYGSHNPMPQNNLPLSALAIGVAATEGRLPDARTELARVLDTGFPVGTQRYAWPLLLTAATAEADARVLPATGPGRAEVLDRIFTAVRKLTTGAPIWLAHEQWVRAELQRAEGVSDPDTWSDVVTAFEPLERPYDLARVRHRLAEALLADGADDEARDRATELLRLAAAVADHLGARPLADEVALLARRARLTLRRGPEPALTPADPVAALGLTGREHDVLRLVAAGRTNRQIAEELFISPKTASVHVSNILAKLGVSGRGEAAAVAHRLGLFPTGAGERLAAG, encoded by the coding sequence ATGCTCGGCGACGTGGAGACCAGGTCCGTCAGTCCGGTGTTCGTCGGTCGTGCCGGCGAACTGGAGGTGTTGCGCGAGGCGTTGGCCCGCGCGGCCGGTGGGGGCGCCGCACGGGCGGCGGGAAGCGGGGGAGACGGGGGCGGGCCACAGGCGCTGCTGCTCGGCGGTGAGGCCGGGGTGGGGAAGACCCGCCTGGTCGAGGAGTTCGCCGCGGAGGCCGTGCGCGCGGGCGCGGTCGTCGCGCTCGGCGGCTGCGTCGAGATCGGCGCCGACGGACTGCCCTTCGCGCCCTTCTCCACCGCGCTGCGCGCCCTGCACCGCCGGCTGCCGGACGAGCTGACCGCCGCTGCCGCCGGTCAGGAACAGGAACTGGCCCGGCTGCTGCCCGAGTTCGGCGAGACCCCCCGCGCACGGCACGACGAGGAGGGCACGGCCCGCCTCTTCGAACTCACCGCCCGCCTCCTGGAACGCCTCGCCGCCGACCGCACCATCGTCCTCGCCCTGGAGGATCTGCACTGGGCCGACGCCTCCACCCGCCACCTCCTCTCCTACCTCCTGCGCACCCTGCGCACCGGCCGCCTCGTCGTCCTCGCCACCTACCGCTCCGACGACATCCATCGCCGCCACCCGCTGCGCCCCCTCCTCGCCGAACTCGACCGCCTCCGCACGGTCCGCCGCATCGAACTGCCCCGCTTCAACCGCGCCGAGGTCGGCCACCAACTCGCCGGCATCCTCGCCGCCGAACCCGAACCGGAGCACGCCGACGAGATCTTCGAACGCTCCGACGGCAACGCCTTCTTCGTCGAGGAACTCGCCGTCGCCGCCCACGACGGCGGCTGCGTCGGCCTCACCGACTCCCTGCGCGACCTGCTCCTCGTCCGCGTCGAACGTCTCCCCGAGGACGCCCAGCGGGTCGCCCGCATCGTCGCCGAGGGCGGCTCCACCGTGGAGTACGCCCTGCTCGCGGCCGTGGCCCGGCTGCCCGAGGACGACCTCATCGAAGCCCTGCGCGCCGCCGTCGGCGCCAACATCCTGCTCGCCGCACCCGGCGGCGACGGCTACCGCTTCCGCCACTCCCTGGTCCGCGAGGCCGTCAGCGACGACCTGCTGCCCGGCGAACGCTCCCGCCTCAACCGCCGCTACGCCGAGGTCCTGGAGGCCGACCCCACGCTCGTCCCGGCCGACGGCCGCGCCACCCGCCTGGCCAGCTACTGGTATCACGCCCACGACGCCGCCAAGGCCCTGCCCGCCGTCCTCGACGCCTCCGCCGAGGCCCGCGCCCGGCACGCCCACGCCGAGCAACTACGGCTCCTGGAGCGGGCGATGGAGCTGTGGGAGGCCGCCCCCGACGCCGTACGCGCCGCACTGCGCCCCATCGACTACACCGAGGTCTACCCTCCCTGCGGCTGCGACCCCGCCACCACCCCCCTGCGCTACCTCGACCTCATGGCCGAGGCCGCCGTCGCCGGACGACTGTGCGGGGAGCGGGAGCGGGCCATGCGGATCACCCGGCGGGCGCTGGACCTGCTCGCGGACGGGGACGACCCGCTGCGCGCCGCCTGGTTCTGGGTGCAGCGGTCGATGCTGACCGAGGGGCTGGCCCGGGGCGACGGCTGGAAGGAACTCGCCACCGCCCAGGACCTGGTGCGCGGTCTGCCGCCCTCGGAGGTGCACGCCGAGGTACTGTCCCGCGTCGCCTGCTGGTCCATGCTCCACGCCCCCGGCCCCGACGCGCTCTCCGACGCCCAGCGCGCCGTCGAGTACGCGCACATGGTGGGCGCCGAGGACATCGAACTGAACGCGCGCCTCACTCTCGGCGGACTGATGGTCGACGCCGGTGACGTCGAGACGGGCATCGCGGAGATGGAGGAGGTCCGCCGCCGCACCCTCGAACGCGGCCACCCCGCCGCCGTCCTGGGCCGCGCCTATGTGAACGTCCCGTCCTGCCTGGAGGGCATCGGACGCTCCCAGGACGCTGTGCGCCTGCTGAGGGAAGGCATCGAAGTCACCGGACGCATGGGCCTGTTGGAGTCCGAGGCCTGGGTCTGGGGCAACCTCGCCGAGTCCCTGCTCTCCCTGGGCCGCTGGGACGAGGCCCTGGAGGCCGTGGAGAAGGCCCAGATCGTCGGCTCCAGCCACAAGCCGCGTGGCCTCAGCAGTCTCATCTGCTCCGCCGTCGCCGTCGCCCGCGGCGACACCCCCGAGGCTCGCCGACAAGTCGCCATCGCCCACGGCCACTACGGCAGCCACAACCCCATGCCCCAGAACAACCTGCCGCTGTCGGCCCTCGCCATCGGCGTCGCCGCCACCGAGGGCCGCCTCCCCGACGCCCGCACCGAACTCGCCCGCGTCCTCGACACCGGCTTCCCCGTCGGCACCCAGCGCTACGCCTGGCCCCTGCTGCTCACCGCCGCGACCGCCGAGGCCGACGCCCGCGTCCTGCCGGCCACCGGGCCCGGCCGCGCCGAGGTCCTCGACCGGATCTTCACCGCGGTCAGGAAACTCACCACCGGCGCACCGATCTGGCTCGCCCACGAACAGTGGGTGCGCGCCGAACTCCAGCGCGCCGAAGGCGTATCCGACCCGGACACCTGGTCCGACGTCGTCACCGCCTTCGAGCCCCTGGAACGGCCCTACGACCTCGCCCGCGTCCGGCACCGCCTCGCCGAGGCGCTGCTGGCCGACGGCGCCGACGACGAGGCCCGGGACCGCGCGACGGAACTGCTGCGGCTGGCCGCCGCCGTCGCCGACCACCTGGGCGCCCGTCCGCTCGCCGACGAGGTCGCCCTCCTGGCCCGCCGTGCCCGCCTGACCTTGAGGCGCGGCCCCGAGCCCGCCCTCACCCCCGCCGACCCCGTCGCCGCGCTCGGCCTCACCGGCCGCGAACACGACGTCCTCCGTCTGGTGGCCGCCGGCCGCACCAACCGCCAGATAGCCGAGGAACTCTTCATCTCCCCCAAGACGGCCAGCGTCCATGTCTCCAACATCCTCGCCAAGCTCGGTGTCTCGGGCCGCGGCGAGGCGGCGGCGGTGGCCCATCGGCTGGGGCTGTTTCCGACGGGGGCCGGGGAGCGGCTGGCAGCGGGCTGA
- a CDS encoding GNAT family N-acetyltransferase translates to MYAISLGDDGAELRPLEPWHAEEFLAHLERGRDFINQYVPFGQTATDVVSARAVLQRYADMRAADTGSLHGIWLDGKLVGGVLFLNFDAEHANCEVGCWLEPAGTGRGLVTRAMRILIDWAVDVRAIHRVEWIAASGNTPSLDVARRLGMVRDGVQRERYPHRGVRHDLEIWSVLAPEWRAARARSAHSDH, encoded by the coding sequence ATGTACGCGATATCCCTGGGTGACGACGGAGCCGAACTGCGGCCCCTGGAGCCCTGGCACGCCGAGGAGTTCCTCGCACACCTGGAGCGGGGGCGGGACTTCATCAACCAGTACGTCCCCTTCGGCCAGACCGCCACGGACGTCGTGTCCGCGCGTGCCGTCCTCCAGCGGTACGCCGACATGCGCGCCGCCGACACCGGCTCCCTGCATGGCATCTGGCTCGACGGCAAGCTCGTCGGCGGGGTCCTCTTCCTCAACTTCGACGCGGAGCACGCCAACTGCGAGGTCGGCTGCTGGCTGGAACCCGCCGGCACCGGACGGGGCCTGGTCACGCGCGCGATGCGGATCCTGATCGACTGGGCCGTCGACGTCCGCGCCATCCACCGGGTCGAGTGGATCGCCGCCTCCGGCAACACGCCGAGCCTGGACGTGGCCCGACGGCTCGGCATGGTCAGGGACGGTGTGCAGCGGGAGAGATATCCCCACCGAGGTGTCCGGCACGACTTGGAGATATGGTCCGTCCTGGCGCCCGAATGGCGAGCGGCACGCGCCCGCAGCGCTCACAGCGATCATTAA
- the gatC gene encoding Asp-tRNA(Asn)/Glu-tRNA(Gln) amidotransferase subunit GatC, protein MPGITREEVAHLARLARLELKPEELEHFAGQLDDIIGAVARVSEVADQDVPPTSHPLPLTNVMRADEVRPSLTPEQALSAAPAQEQQRFKVPQILGED, encoded by the coding sequence ATGCCTGGCATTACGCGCGAGGAGGTCGCCCACCTCGCCCGGCTGGCGCGTCTGGAGCTGAAGCCCGAAGAGCTCGAACACTTCGCAGGCCAGCTGGACGACATCATCGGCGCGGTCGCCCGCGTCAGCGAGGTCGCCGACCAAGACGTACCTCCGACCTCGCACCCGCTGCCGCTGACGAACGTCATGCGCGCGGACGAGGTCCGTCCGTCGCTCACCCCCGAGCAGGCGCTTTCCGCCGCCCCGGCCCAGGAGCAGCAGCGTTTCAAGGTGCCGCAGATCCTGGGGGAGGACTGA
- a CDS encoding MMPL family transporter → MAALARWCVRHRLVAVLLWLLAFAGTAAGAAVAGAAYSNDYKTPGTESSRATDLLNDGFPGIGGDNATVVWHTGDGSVRAAAVEQTMTRTLDEIAELPGVAAVTDPYDGADGGRISEDGRTAYATVTFDEPAEDVDKAQAEAVVDTAKDAEGDGLQVELGGTSIGLTETSGGHLAEIVGVLVAAVVLFLAFGSLAASLLPIATALVSVGTAYAGITLLGHAMTVADFAPMLGTLIGLGVGIDYALFIVTRHRKGLKRGLSVEEAARNAVATTGRAVVFAGATVCIALLGMLILRLGFLNGVAIAASLTVVLTVAASVTLLPALLSLIGMRALSRRERRHLAEHGPEPELPTGFAARWSAFVERHPKKLGAIALVVMTLLALPMLGLRLGTSDQGNDPETTTTRQAYDLLADGFGPGVNGPLTLVTKVDGAADQLALDNLDTALRATEGVSAVTPVTYDTDRDAAYLTVVPDSSPQSAKTSDLVERLRDEVLPRTETGTSLDLHVGGVTAGYDDFADVIVGKLPLFVGVVIGLGCLLLLLAFRSIGIPLKAAAMNVAAVAAAFGVVVAIFQWGWGSELLGLGRAGPIEPFLPVIMVSVLFGLSMDYQVFLVSRMYEEWLETGDNRRAVRVGLAETSRVINSAAVIMISVFLAFVLSGDRVIAMFGIALAAAVALDAFVLRTLLVPALMHLLGGANWWLPRWLDRRLPRISIEPPEARAAHERLAAATDAEAADVLAGDAEGIPARDADATDVRAKERQPDVRDIPG, encoded by the coding sequence GTGGCAGCCCTCGCGCGCTGGTGCGTCCGGCACCGTCTCGTCGCCGTACTTCTGTGGCTCCTCGCCTTCGCCGGCACGGCCGCCGGGGCCGCCGTCGCGGGAGCCGCGTACTCGAACGACTACAAGACCCCCGGAACAGAGTCCAGCCGCGCCACCGACCTCCTGAACGACGGCTTCCCCGGCATCGGCGGTGACAACGCCACCGTCGTCTGGCATACGGGCGACGGGTCCGTACGGGCCGCCGCCGTCGAGCAGACGATGACCCGGACCCTCGACGAGATCGCCGAGCTGCCGGGCGTCGCCGCCGTGACCGACCCGTACGACGGCGCCGACGGCGGCCGGATCAGCGAGGACGGCCGTACGGCGTACGCCACCGTCACCTTCGACGAGCCGGCCGAGGACGTGGACAAGGCGCAGGCCGAGGCCGTCGTCGACACCGCGAAGGACGCCGAGGGCGACGGGCTCCAGGTGGAGCTGGGCGGCACCTCGATCGGACTCACCGAGACCTCCGGCGGGCACCTCGCCGAGATCGTCGGCGTGCTCGTCGCCGCCGTCGTGCTCTTCCTGGCGTTCGGCTCGCTCGCCGCCAGCCTGCTGCCGATCGCGACCGCCCTGGTCAGTGTCGGCACCGCCTACGCGGGGATCACCCTGCTCGGGCACGCCATGACGGTCGCCGACTTCGCGCCCATGCTCGGCACCCTGATCGGCCTCGGCGTCGGCATCGACTACGCGCTGTTCATCGTGACCCGGCACCGCAAGGGGCTGAAGCGGGGGCTGTCCGTCGAGGAGGCGGCGCGGAACGCGGTCGCGACCACCGGGCGGGCCGTCGTCTTCGCGGGTGCCACGGTCTGCATAGCCCTGCTCGGGATGCTGATCCTGCGGCTCGGTTTCCTCAACGGGGTCGCGATCGCCGCCTCGCTCACCGTGGTCCTCACCGTCGCCGCCTCCGTCACGCTGCTGCCGGCCCTGCTGTCGTTGATCGGCATGCGGGCGCTGAGCCGCCGCGAGCGCCGCCATCTGGCCGAGCACGGCCCCGAGCCCGAACTGCCCACGGGGTTCGCCGCCCGCTGGTCCGCGTTCGTCGAACGGCACCCCAAGAAGCTCGGCGCGATCGCCCTCGTCGTCATGACCCTGCTCGCCCTGCCCATGCTCGGACTGCGCCTGGGCACCTCCGACCAGGGCAACGACCCCGAGACGACGACCACCCGCCAGGCGTACGACCTCCTCGCCGACGGTTTCGGGCCCGGCGTCAACGGCCCGCTCACCCTCGTCACCAAGGTGGACGGCGCCGCCGACCAGCTCGCGCTCGACAACCTCGACACCGCGCTGAGGGCCACCGAGGGCGTCTCGGCGGTGACCCCGGTGACGTACGACACCGACCGCGACGCCGCGTACCTCACCGTCGTACCGGACTCCTCCCCGCAGTCCGCGAAGACCAGCGACCTGGTCGAACGGCTGCGCGACGAGGTGCTGCCGCGCACCGAGACCGGTACCTCGCTCGATCTGCACGTCGGTGGGGTGACCGCCGGTTACGACGATTTCGCGGACGTGATCGTCGGCAAGCTGCCGCTGTTCGTGGGTGTCGTCATCGGCCTCGGCTGTCTGCTGCTCCTGCTCGCCTTCCGGTCGATCGGGATCCCGCTCAAGGCCGCCGCGATGAACGTGGCCGCCGTGGCCGCCGCGTTCGGCGTGGTCGTCGCGATCTTCCAGTGGGGCTGGGGGAGCGAACTGCTGGGCCTCGGCCGGGCCGGGCCGATCGAGCCCTTCCTCCCCGTGATCATGGTCTCGGTCCTCTTCGGGCTCTCCATGGACTACCAGGTCTTCCTGGTCAGCCGGATGTACGAGGAGTGGCTGGAGACCGGCGACAACCGGCGCGCGGTCCGCGTCGGCCTGGCCGAGACCAGCCGGGTGATCAACTCCGCCGCGGTCATCATGATCTCCGTCTTCCTCGCCTTCGTGCTCAGCGGCGACCGCGTGATCGCCATGTTCGGCATCGCCCTCGCCGCCGCCGTCGCCCTCGACGCCTTCGTCCTCCGCACGCTCCTCGTCCCCGCCCTGATGCACCTGCTCGGCGGCGCCAACTGGTGGCTGCCCCGCTGGCTCGACCGCCGGCTGCCCCGCATCAGCATCGAACCGCCCGAGGCCCGCGCCGCCCATGAGAGGCTGGCCGCCGCGACGGACGCCGAGGCGGCGGACGTACTGGCGGGGGACGCCGAGGGCATACCGGCGCGGGACGCCGACGCGACGGACGTACGGGCGAAGGAGCGACAGCCGGATGTACGCGATATCCCTGGGTGA